A stretch of Campylobacter gracilis DNA encodes these proteins:
- the aat gene encoding leucyl/phenylalanyl-tRNA--protein transferase, whose product MARFYDFPDPMDAPDFAPLASGGDLSENCLLSAYSAGIFPWFNEDEPILWWSPDPRAVLDPREVRVQKSIKPYLKRYEVKFDANFKGFIERCKDVRKKESDGTWISEQIVQAYSRLAADGYAHSVEAYEDGELVGGLYGLIFGRVFCGESMLSLKSNASKVALIRLCEVLANFGFLIDCQIMNEHLKFMGAKEMPRAEFLALFAELSAQDSGFERFADLKVPRGA is encoded by the coding sequence ATGGCTCGGTTTTACGATTTTCCAGATCCTATGGATGCGCCCGATTTTGCGCCGCTTGCAAGTGGCGGCGATCTGAGCGAGAATTGCTTGCTTAGCGCTTATAGCGCAGGGATATTTCCGTGGTTTAATGAGGATGAGCCGATTTTATGGTGGTCGCCCGATCCGCGCGCAGTGCTTGATCCGCGTGAAGTGCGCGTGCAAAAGTCCATCAAGCCCTATCTTAAGCGATATGAAGTAAAATTTGACGCAAATTTTAAGGGATTCATCGAGCGCTGCAAAGACGTGCGCAAAAAAGAGAGCGACGGCACGTGGATCAGCGAGCAGATCGTGCAGGCTTACTCGCGTTTGGCAGCAGACGGTTACGCTCACAGCGTCGAAGCATACGAGGACGGCGAGCTTGTGGGTGGGCTATACGGGCTAATTTTTGGGCGGGTATTTTGCGGCGAGAGTATGCTGAGCCTAAAGAGCAACGCTTCGAAAGTCGCGCTGATTAGGCTTTGTGAGGTGCTTGCAAATTTCGGCTTTCTAATCGACTGCCAGATTATGAACGAGCATCTGAAATTTATGGGCGCTAAAGAGATGCCGCGAGCGGAATTCCTCGCTCTATTTGCTGAGCTTAGCGCGCAAGATAGCGGCTTTGAGCGCTTTGCGGATCTTAAAGTTCCGCGCGGAGCGTAG